Below is a window of Mycobacterium dioxanotrophicus DNA.
GCCCGACACTCCCATCTTGAGCTTGTGCGGGGACCGCAGCCCGCGGTACCGCAACTCCAGGTTGATGGCCATCTGCACGGAATCCTGCTGGCCGTACCGGCACCAGTCGCTGCCGACACAGCTCTTCACGGTGCGCAACGACTTGCCGTAGGCGTGCCCGGATTCCATGCCGCCCTCGACCAGCCGCCGCCAGATCTCCGGCAACTGCTCCACCCGCGCGCCGAACATGTCGATGCGCTGGCCGCCGGTGATCTTGGTGTACAGGTCGAAATCCCTGGCGATCTCCCCGATCAGGATCAGCTGCTCGGCGGTGATGTCCCCGCCGGGCACCCGCGGCACCACCGAGTAGCTGCCGTTCTTCTGGATGTTGGCCAGGAAGTGGTCGTTGGAATCCTGCAGCGAGGCCTGCTCCCCGGAGAGGATGTGCTCCGAACTGGTCGACGCGAGAATCGAGGCGATCGTGGGTTTGCAGATGTCACAACCTTTTCCGGTACCGAACTGGGCCAGCAGCCCGGAGAAGGTGCGGATCTCGGTGGCGCCGATGATCTCGAACAGCTCGGCCCGCGACTGGCTGAAGTGCTCACACAGTGCCTTGGACTGCTCGACACCCTCGGCCTCCAGCAGCTGTTTGAGCAACGGCACGCAGGAGCCGCACGACGTGCCGGCCAGCGTGCACTTCTTGAGCTGCGCGACGTCGCAGCAGCCGCCGGCGATGGCCTCGGTGAGATCGCCTTTGGTGACGTTGTTGCACGAGCAGATCTGGGCCGCGTCTGGCAGCGCGCCGACGCCGAGAGCGCTTGCGCCGGAGCCGGATCCGGACGGGGCGATCAACGCCATCGGGTCGCCGGGCAGCTGCTCGCCGACCATCGGCCGCAGCACGCCGTACGCGGACGCGTCACCGACGAGGATGCCGCCCAGCAGGGTCTTGGCGTCGTCGGAGAGGACCAGCTTGGCGTAGGTCTGGTTGACGGCGTCGTTGACCACCACCTGCAGGCTGTCCGGCGTGCTGCCCATGGCATCGCCGAAGCTCGCCACGTCGACGCCCAGCAGTTTCAGCTTGGTCGACATGTCGGCCTCGGGGAATTCCGCCGCCCCGCCGAGCAGCCGGTCGGCCACCACCTCGGCGCTGGTGTAGCCGGGGCCGACCAGGCCGTAGCAGCGGCCTTCGATCGCAGCCACCTCACCGACCGCGAAAACACTGGGATCTGAAGTGACACAGGCCAAGTCGGTGAGCACGCCGCCCCGTTCGGCGGTGGCCAGGCCGGCCGCGCGGGCCAGCTCGTCGCGCGGCCGCACACCCGCCGCGAAAATCACCACGCCGGCGTCGATCAGGCTGCCGTCGGACAGGCACACCCGCACCCCGCCGTCGATGGACTCGATCGAGTCGGTGCCCACATCGGTGTGCACGGCGATGCCGAGCTCGCCGATCATCCGGACCAGCAGTGCCCCGCCTGCCTCGTCGAGCTGCTGGTTCATCAGACGCGGGGCCCGTTCGACGATGTGGGCGGGCAGGCCGAACTGGCGCAACGCGTTGGCGGCCTCCAGCCCGAGCAGGCCACCGCCGATCACCACGCCGGCCAGGCCGGTGGCGGCGCCCCGCTGGGCGGCGGCGCGGATCGCGTCGAGGTCGTCGAGGGTGCGGTAGACGTGGCAGCCGGGCAGATCGTGTCCCGGAACCGGCGGCACGAACGCGTACGAGCCGGTGGCCAGCACCAGGGCGTCATAGTCGATGCAGCGCCCGTCGCCGGTGCGCACGGTCTTGGCCGTGCGGTCGATCTCGGTGGCCGCGCTGCCGAGCCGCAGCTCGACGCGGTCGTCGCCGAGGTAACCGTTGCCGGGCAGCGCCAGCTGGGCACGGTCCCAGTGCTCGGTGTATCCCGTCAGCCCGACCCGGTCGTATGCCGCGTCGGACTCCTCCGCCAGGATTGTGACGCGCCAGTCCCCCGCGGTGTCCCTGGCCCGCAGCGCCTCGACAAAGCGGTGTCCCACCATGCCGTGACCGACCACGACGACGTTTCGTGTTCCAGACATACCGCGAGGTTAGGGACGCGATATTGCCGAAATGTCGCGCTGTGTGAAGCGCCCATCACGGTGTGCTCACGGCCCTGACCGGCGGTATGTGAGGAGCCTGACCTCAGTGTTCGGCCGAGACGCCCTGCAACGGCT
It encodes the following:
- the nirB gene encoding nitrite reductase large subunit NirB produces the protein MSGTRNVVVVGHGMVGHRFVEALRARDTAGDWRVTILAEESDAAYDRVGLTGYTEHWDRAQLALPGNGYLGDDRVELRLGSAATEIDRTAKTVRTGDGRCIDYDALVLATGSYAFVPPVPGHDLPGCHVYRTLDDLDAIRAAAQRGAATGLAGVVIGGGLLGLEAANALRQFGLPAHIVERAPRLMNQQLDEAGGALLVRMIGELGIAVHTDVGTDSIESIDGGVRVCLSDGSLIDAGVVIFAAGVRPRDELARAAGLATAERGGVLTDLACVTSDPSVFAVGEVAAIEGRCYGLVGPGYTSAEVVADRLLGGAAEFPEADMSTKLKLLGVDVASFGDAMGSTPDSLQVVVNDAVNQTYAKLVLSDDAKTLLGGILVGDASAYGVLRPMVGEQLPGDPMALIAPSGSGSGASALGVGALPDAAQICSCNNVTKGDLTEAIAGGCCDVAQLKKCTLAGTSCGSCVPLLKQLLEAEGVEQSKALCEHFSQSRAELFEIIGATEIRTFSGLLAQFGTGKGCDICKPTIASILASTSSEHILSGEQASLQDSNDHFLANIQKNGSYSVVPRVPGGDITAEQLILIGEIARDFDLYTKITGGQRIDMFGARVEQLPEIWRRLVEGGMESGHAYGKSLRTVKSCVGSDWCRYGQQDSVQMAINLELRYRGLRSPHKLKMGVSGCARECAEARGKDVGVIATETGWNLYVGGNGGMTPKHAQLLASDLDDETLVRYIDRFLMFYIRTADRLQRTAPWVEGLDGGMDHLRDVICDDSLGLAAEFEAAMARHVDGYACEWKGVLEDPEKLSRFVSFVNAPDVADPTVTFTQRDGRKVPAADARSAPLTATALGMPTIRPMEDSK